The Leptospira langatensis genomic sequence ATCTTCCTAGTTCCTATCTTTAAGTATCAGGAATTGAGCTTAAAGCAGGTTATTCCCAAGCAACTTTAATAAAAAATAATATTCTTATGCAAGACCATTTTCTTCTAAGATCGCTTCCAGTTCTGCGATCGCTTCGAAATCTTTTGGGCGACCACTTGCTTTCTTTAATTCGATCAATTTTTTAAGTCCAATACATTTGCAACGTTGCCCAAAGATCTCTAACTCGATCATATCATTTTTCAGGCTTTCGTAATTACCGCCAGGAACTTCTGCTAAAAGATCAATGTCTCCCAATTCGGTTTTCAAAGTAAAATTGAGACCCGAAGAAAGGGTGCGCTCGTCGAAATGAAAAGGCAGCCCAGGAGGCGCTCCTCGAAGATAGGGATTCAGTGAGGAGAACATCTTTAAGATCTTGCGTTGATTTTCTTCCGTCCTGGAATAGATAAGATCTATATCGGTGGTTAAACGAGAAGACCCGAAGGCAGTCGCCGCCAAGCCTCCGATCAAAATGTAGTCAATCCGAGCAGCCTCTAATAACTCTAATATTTTTTCGAACTTGGTCATTCTAAGAGGAAAGCGATCGTTTGCCGGCTCGCTTCATTTCTTCGGCAACTCTTTGGAGCTCCTCTACTCTGCGAATTCTTTCCGTAGGAGTTAATCGTAGGCTTTCTCGAATTAGACTTCGATCGAGATCTTTTTTATATAGATCTATGATCTCTTGGATAGAATCTTTTGGCTCCATACTGCAGACCTTCTCCCATAAAATACTAAGGATCGGGCATTCGAAAAGCCTTTTTTAAACTCGCGACTGCCTTTCGAATTCTCTTGCCTCTAGTTCCTACCGGATCAATCTGACCAGAAAATGGCGTACGAGCATAAAAATATTCTAGATACGGACCAATTCTCCAAAGCGGATCTGGACTTCCTTGTAGAAAGGACCAGAGAGATGGAACGCTTGGTCGAACAGAACAAGGCATTCGGTATTTTGGAAGGTAAACTCCTAGCCTCTCTCTTCTTCGAGGCTTCTACTCGCACGAGACTTTCCTTTGAGGCCGCCATGGAAAGACTGGGGGGAAGGGTGATCTCCACAGTAGGTTTCCAATTCTCTTCCATCTCCAAGGGCGAGACCTTGTATGATACCATGAAGATGATCGAGGCTTACGCCGATATTGCGGTCATCCGTCATCCTGTAGAAGGTTCCTCCCGGATCGCTGCAGGTGCAGTCAAGATCCCTGTGATCAATGCGGGAGATGGAGCAGGGCAACATCCGACCCAAGCTCTTTTAGATCTATATACGATCATCTCCGAAAAAGGAAAATTGGATGGGCTTACTCTTGCATTCATCGGGGACCTAAAATATGGTCGGACCATCCATAGTTTGATCAATCTTCTTCGACATTATAAAGTACATCTTTATCTGATCTCTCCACCGGAACTTTCCTTACCGGAGTCTTATAAGAAGGGGCTCTCCGGTTTTCCGATCACATTCGAAGAGTCGGATGATATTAAGAAAGTCTGGGACTGCGATATCGCATACGTGACCCGGATCCAAGAGGAAAGATTTCCCGATCATAAGGAATATGAGAGATTGAAAGAATCCTTTAAACTGAATAAGGAACTGATCCTTGCCTCCAAGAAGGAAACCACCGTACTTCATCCTCTTCCTAGAGTGAATGAACTCTCTACGGATGTGGATGATCTTCCGAATGCAGCCTATTTCCGTCAGGCGAAATACGGAGTAGTAAGCCGAATGACACTTCTTTGTCTTTCTCTTGGAGTGAAATTCTAAACGATAACAATGGAACGTAAGATCTGGACATATGAAGAAGCTCGCAAGATCCTGCCCTATGTCAGATCCATCACCGAAGATTTTTATGATGAGGTGGGGAAGCTCCATAAGGAATTAAAAGAAGGCCTATACCAAGAGAACGAACTCGAAGCCAGAGAGGCCAAGGTAGAAGAGCTTCTTACGGATTGGTCTTCCAAGGTCCGGGAATTGGGGATCGAGGTCAAAGGACTTTGGCTCGTGGACTTCGATAACGGCAAGGGTTACTATTGCTGGCATTTAGGAGAAGAGGATCTTCTCTTCGAGCACGGTTACGACGAGGGCTTTTCCGGTAGGAAACCGATCCGGGACATAGACGACGAGGATTACAAATAATTAATATGGCAAATATCAACGAAAATTATCTGAAACTGAAAGCGGGATATCTTTTTCCCGAGATCGCAAGAAGAGTAAAGGTTTATTCCGAAAAGAATCCTTCCGCCAAGATCATTCGCTTGGGGATCGGGGACGTTACTCTTCCATTGGCTCCTTCCGTAGTGGAGGCTTTGGTCTCTTCTTCCAAGGAAATGGGAACTCCGGAGGGTTTTCATGGGTACGGTCCGGAGCAAGGTTATTCCTTTCTTCTAAAGGCTATCGCTGAGAACGATTATGCTCCTCTTGGAGTGAAGTTAGACGAATCGGAAATATTCGTTTCCGATGGATCTAAATGCGATTGCGGGAATATCCAAGAGATCTTCTCCCAAGATGCTAAGATCGCGATCGGAGATCCGGTTTATCCCGTATACGTGGATACGAACGTGATGGCTGGACGTACCGGAGAGGCTGGACCTGACGGAAGATATGCAAATCTGATCTATATGCCTTCTACCAAAGAGAACGGTTTTCAACCCGATTTCCCCAAGGAAAGACCGGATCTGATCTATTTATGTTTTCCTAATAATCCGACCGGGACCGTTGCCTCTAAAGAATCCTTGAAGGCTTGGGTGGATTACGCAAAAAAGAACAATAGCATTATCCTATTCGACTCCGCATACGAGGCTTTCATTTCCGAGCCGGGAGTTCCTCGTTCTATTTACGAGGTCGAAGGAGCAAGAGAAGTAGCGATCGAATTCAGATCCTTCTCCAAGACAGCAGGGTTTACTGGATTGCGTTGTGCTTACATCGTGATCCCGAAAGAATTGAAAGGAAAGACCAAGGACGGACAAGAAGTATCCATCGGCTCTCTCTGGAGCAGAAGGCATACTACCAAGTTCAATGGCGTTTCTTATGTGACCCAAAAGGCTGCAGAGGCAATCTATTCCCCGCAAGGAAAGAAAGAGATCCGCGCAAGCATCGACGCATATATGAGCAATGCAAAAGCGATCCGAGAAGGATTGCAAAAAGCAGGTTACGAAGTATTCGGCGGTATCAATGCTCCTTATATTTGGCTCAAAACACCGAACAATCTTAGCTCTTGGGATTTCTTCGATCAACTGTTGGATAAGGCCCAGGTGGTAGGAACTCCAGGTTCCGGTTTCGGGCCTGCCGGAGAAGGTTATTTTAGACTTTCCGCCTTCGGTAAGAAAGACGATGTGATCGAGGCAATCCGCAGGATCAGCGCTCTTTAACTATAGGAGTGGAAGGGGAGGATCGGAAAGATCCGGTTTTCCCTTCTACTAAAAAGAAAACTTAGGGTATTTTTGCCCTAAAAAAAGAGAAGATACAATTTCGAACCCTGCCGATAGTCTTCTAGTAGGAAAGACCATGGGTTCGAGATATACACGTATTCTTCTTTTAACGATCGCAGCATTTGCCGTATTCGGGACTTCGAATCGGGTGTCCGCGGTCTCTCCCGATCAGACCAACCTTGCTATCTTAATAGATGAAAACAAAATCAATCTGAAATTCATCAATATTTGCGTAAGCAACCTGGCTCCTCCCTTGGAAGAAGGCGCCGGTCCCAAGCCTCAGGCAGGAACTCCTACCGCAGCGGAGAACGCTCAAGCCGGCCAGAAGCCGACAGGGGCTGCTCCTGCCGGACAGGAAGAACTTTATAAAAAGTTAAACTCCATAGACAATTACCGTTCCTTCAAGAAGGCGAACCAAGCGGACTTCAACGGAAATATGTGGTACTTCCAAAGTAATTATAGCCTTTCCTATAAGAATCTGAAGGCAGCCCAGGGAGAGATGAAGGACATCTTCCAAGTAGTTCACGAGAATTATATCAGAACTGCCAGGATCCTCTTAGAAGCCGCTTCTCCCATGATCATACGCTCCAACGATAAGATCGCTCAGCATTTATTGAAGCTTGGATTTAGGGACCTGAAATCCTCGGAAGATAATTTTACTTCCGCCTATAATTCTTCTCCGTACCAATTCAGAGTGAA encodes the following:
- the pyrB gene encoding aspartate carbamoyltransferase, translating into MAYEHKNILDTDQFSKADLDFLVERTREMERLVEQNKAFGILEGKLLASLFFEASTRTRLSFEAAMERLGGRVISTVGFQFSSISKGETLYDTMKMIEAYADIAVIRHPVEGSSRIAAGAVKIPVINAGDGAGQHPTQALLDLYTIISEKGKLDGLTLAFIGDLKYGRTIHSLINLLRHYKVHLYLISPPELSLPESYKKGLSGFPITFEESDDIKKVWDCDIAYVTRIQEERFPDHKEYERLKESFKLNKELILASKKETTVLHPLPRVNELSTDVDDLPNAAYFRQAKYGVVSRMTLLCLSLGVKF
- a CDS encoding DUF2203 domain-containing protein, yielding MERKIWTYEEARKILPYVRSITEDFYDEVGKLHKELKEGLYQENELEAREAKVEELLTDWSSKVRELGIEVKGLWLVDFDNGKGYYCWHLGEEDLLFEHGYDEGFSGRKPIRDIDDEDYK
- a CDS encoding LL-diaminopimelate aminotransferase, yielding MANINENYLKLKAGYLFPEIARRVKVYSEKNPSAKIIRLGIGDVTLPLAPSVVEALVSSSKEMGTPEGFHGYGPEQGYSFLLKAIAENDYAPLGVKLDESEIFVSDGSKCDCGNIQEIFSQDAKIAIGDPVYPVYVDTNVMAGRTGEAGPDGRYANLIYMPSTKENGFQPDFPKERPDLIYLCFPNNPTGTVASKESLKAWVDYAKKNNSIILFDSAYEAFISEPGVPRSIYEVEGAREVAIEFRSFSKTAGFTGLRCAYIVIPKELKGKTKDGQEVSIGSLWSRRHTTKFNGVSYVTQKAAEAIYSPQGKKEIRASIDAYMSNAKAIREGLQKAGYEVFGGINAPYIWLKTPNNLSSWDFFDQLLDKAQVVGTPGSGFGPAGEGYFRLSAFGKKDDVIEAIRRISAL
- a CDS encoding adhesin OmpL37 family surface protein, which encodes MGSRYTRILLLTIAAFAVFGTSNRVSAVSPDQTNLAILIDENKINLKFINICVSNLAPPLEEGAGPKPQAGTPTAAENAQAGQKPTGAAPAGQEELYKKLNSIDNYRSFKKANQADFNGNMWYFQSNYSLSYKNLKAAQGEMKDIFQVVHENYIRTARILLEAASPMIIRSNDKIAQHLLKLGFRDLKSSEDNFTSAYNSSPYQFRVKLVLFGEGIKIARRARRFALLAMIAAKTPNDDKAEFQFVNLDDVRNAAEKENISDYDRIRNTLIDYIDNELLSQKISAPGEGKDNPVDLLEVHDDNYSFITNARVSFLEKSNEEIRIDDINRKESLPPVPAQSTNGAGK